Within bacterium, the genomic segment CTATTTCAGTCAATGACAGAAAAACGTATGGAAAAATGTCCACAATGTGGAGGAATCCTCAGAAGATTGATAGGAAAAGGCACGGGCATAATCTTCAAGGGCTCTGGTTTTTATGCGACTGACTACAGAAGCAGTGATTATAATAAAAAAGCAAAGGAAGAAACAGGTAAAGCAGAGAAAAAAGAGGATAAAAAATCCACCCCTGAATCCAAATCCAAAAAGAAGAAAGATGAAGGGAAAAATTAAGTTAGTTTTATTCTGCCTGTTTTTTTTGTCTTGTGCGGGTTTTTCAGAAGAATTTAAGAGAGAGAATAAGGTTGCTGGGTTTCATTACAATATCAACTACCATCTCTCGTTCTGTAAGCTGATAAAAATCGCAGAAGCTGAGATCTTGATAGAAAAGGGGATATACAGAGAAGTTCCTTCTTTTCGCATTGTCTTTCAGATAGATTCCTTGGATGAAAAAAATCCAATTATAAAGAAGTTCTATATGATGCATAATAGAATGGAATCGTTTATTAGAAAGACAGATTTCAGTTCTCTAAGGCTGTTGAAAACAATTAATCAGAGGATTAGAGGATTTGGGGGCATTAGAGAGAAAAATTACTATGAAGTAGTAGATTTCCCTTTAAGCCAAACAGACCCTATAATCATAGATAAATATGATTATAAACTTGGCAAAAGAGAAAAATTAGATTTGCAGGTGCCTGGCTTAGAACCTGTCTCGGATATATTGGGTATTCTGGCAAAAGGTTATTTTGTCAAAGAACATAAAACAGATAGCATAAAGTTGTATGCAAAACATGAAATCAGAGCAGTTAAACTATTGCTTGATAAAGAGAAAATAGATAGTAAATTACTCGGCAGAGTTGATACAATAAGAGTCAGTTGCAGTGCAAAGTTTCCCACTATGGGTGGCAAAGAGGGTAACTTTATAATCTGGTTTTTAGAGGGGGACAGGCAAATACCTGTCCAATTACAGCTTGAGCTGCCAATTGGATCGGCAAAGATTACTTTGAGTAGATTTGAGGATTTTGATGATAATAAAGAACATTAGAAATTTTTGTATTATTGCTCATATAGACCACGGAAAGTCTACATTAGCAGACAGAATTCTTCAATATACAAACACAATAGATGATAGATTGTTTCGGGAACAGGTTCTGGACGATATGGATCTGGAAAGGGAACGCGGCATAACAATAAAAGCCAGAGCAGTAAGAATAAATTATGAACATAAGGACAACAAGTCTT encodes:
- a CDS encoding DUF3108 domain-containing protein, which translates into the protein MKGKIKLVLFCLFFLSCAGFSEEFKRENKVAGFHYNINYHLSFCKLIKIAEAEILIEKGIYREVPSFRIVFQIDSLDEKNPIIKKFYMMHNRMESFIRKTDFSSLRLLKTINQRIRGFGGIREKNYYEVVDFPLSQTDPIIIDKYDYKLGKREKLDLQVPGLEPVSDILGILAKGYFVKEHKTDSIKLYAKHEIRAVKLLLDKEKIDSKLLGRVDTIRVSCSAKFPTMGGKEGNFIIWFLEGDRQIPVQLQLELPIGSAKITLSRFEDFDDNKEH
- a CDS encoding zinc ribbon domain-containing protein; the encoded protein is MPTYEYECKDCGHSFELFQSMTEKRMEKCPQCGGILRRLIGKGTGIIFKGSGFYATDYRSSDYNKKAKEETGKAEKKEDKKSTPESKSKKKKDEGKN